The following are from one region of the Achromobacter xylosoxidans genome:
- the tssB gene encoding type VI secretion system contractile sheath small subunit, whose product MATSLKGSGQKFIARNRAPRVQIEYDVEIYGAERKIQLPFVMGVLADLAGKSETPQPEVGERKFLDIDIDNFDERMRSIQPRVAFQVPNTLTGEGNLNVDVTFESIDDFSPATVARKVGALNELLSARTQLANLLTYMDGKTGAEELIGSVLKNPALMNALAAAPKPQEDPRASDAPAQDPAA is encoded by the coding sequence ATGGCGACCAGCCTGAAGGGAAGCGGCCAGAAGTTCATTGCAAGAAACCGCGCGCCGCGGGTGCAGATCGAGTACGACGTGGAGATCTACGGCGCGGAACGCAAGATCCAGTTGCCGTTCGTGATGGGCGTGCTGGCGGACCTGGCCGGCAAGTCCGAAACGCCGCAGCCGGAAGTGGGCGAGCGCAAGTTCCTCGACATCGACATCGACAACTTCGATGAACGCATGCGCTCCATCCAGCCGCGCGTGGCGTTCCAGGTACCCAACACGCTGACGGGCGAAGGCAACCTGAACGTGGACGTCACGTTCGAGAGCATCGACGACTTTTCGCCGGCCACCGTAGCCCGCAAAGTTGGCGCGCTGAATGAACTGCTGAGCGCGCGCACCCAGCTGGCGAACCTGTTGACGTACATGGACGGCAAGACCGGCGCCGAGGAACTGATCGGCAGCGTGCTCAAGAATCCGGCGCTGATGAACGCGCTGGCGGCCGCGCCTAAGCCGCAGGAGGATCCGCGCGCATCCGATGCCCCCGCGCAGGATCCGGCCGCCTGA
- the tssA gene encoding type VI secretion system protein TssA, whose protein sequence is MEFADILNTLDSRLPCGEDLEYDADFLQLQQAAAGRDEQQFGSTIIAAQPPDWREVERLARALLERTRDLRIIGLLTSAWTEIRGLPGYSDGLALAVDTLERYWEPVHPRLDSVGENDPMPRMNALAAFGDMQGCARSVRSASLVSGVHGQLSLRDTEALLDGSRQDADAYPGGRPRLVERLRQAWAQGNAEAHALQSAAQALRRMQKLVADKLGAAWAPDYAAILRTLDLVLDAMRDVQPAPPAAMPADDAPAAGDIAAMPLAAAAEGAPRWRDMPIQSRDEAVAMLSKVCAYFEANEPGHPAPYLIRRAQQLIPMSFHDIIRNLAPQGLEQFEAWLPRSEANRQEP, encoded by the coding sequence ATGGAATTCGCCGACATCCTCAATACACTCGATTCACGTCTGCCCTGCGGGGAAGACCTCGAATACGACGCCGACTTCCTGCAACTGCAGCAAGCCGCGGCGGGTCGCGACGAACAGCAGTTCGGCTCGACCATCATTGCTGCGCAGCCGCCCGACTGGCGCGAGGTCGAACGCCTGGCGCGCGCACTGCTGGAGCGCACCCGCGACCTGCGCATCATCGGCCTGTTGACCTCTGCCTGGACCGAGATCCGCGGCCTGCCCGGCTATAGCGACGGCCTGGCGCTGGCCGTCGATACGCTGGAACGCTATTGGGAGCCGGTGCATCCGCGGCTCGACAGCGTCGGCGAAAACGATCCCATGCCCCGCATGAATGCGCTGGCGGCCTTTGGCGACATGCAGGGCTGTGCGCGCAGCGTGCGCTCGGCCAGCCTGGTCAGCGGCGTGCACGGGCAACTGAGCTTGCGTGATACCGAGGCGCTGCTCGATGGCAGCCGCCAGGACGCGGACGCCTATCCTGGCGGACGGCCGCGCCTGGTTGAGCGCTTGCGCCAGGCCTGGGCGCAGGGCAATGCCGAGGCGCACGCGCTGCAGTCGGCCGCCCAGGCGCTGCGGCGCATGCAGAAACTCGTGGCGGACAAGCTGGGCGCCGCCTGGGCGCCCGATTACGCCGCCATTCTCCGCACCCTGGACCTGGTGCTGGACGCAATGCGGGACGTTCAACCCGCGCCGCCGGCCGCGATGCCCGCGGACGATGCGCCGGCCGCCGGCGACATCGCCGCCATGCCGCTTGCCGCCGCCGCCGAGGGCGCGCCGCGCTGGCGGGACATGCCCATCCAATCGCGCGACGAGGCCGTGGCGATGCTGTCCAAGGTCTGCGCCTACTTCGAGGCCAACGAGCCCGGCCATCCCGCGCCCTACCTCATCCGCCGGGCCCAGCAGCTCATCCCGATGAGCTTTCACGACATCATCAGGAATCTGGCGCCCCAGGGGCTGGAGCAGTTCGAGGCATGGCTGCCGCGGTCCGAAGCAAACCGGCAGGAACCGTAA
- a CDS encoding type VI secretion system Vgr family protein, translated as MDRNVPSERVVKAHTPLPPEQLKFRAMHGAESLSQLYELEIELVSESYSLDMKSLLGKPLTLEIETGSAAPRYLSGHITRCALVGRENNTSRYTIYRATVRPWLWYLTQTSDNKIFQNKSVPDVIREVLKDYDYPIEFKLVDSYRNWEYCVQYQETDYAFISRLMEHEGIYFWFKHDKGKHTLVLTDDITQHEPVSGYEQIPYYGPDRITIPREDHVYKWEVAEQITPGAFATTDYHPLTPAASLEARRNNPGAHDHGDLEMYEWQGGYTNPDDAEHYTRVRLEDLQCRKEQSAGGSNARGLATGHLFTLRNHPRQAENREYLVVSTYYRIRETGYASGQPDPGDFDLEFVVLPSSTQFRAPRVTPVPRTHGPQTATVVGKEGEEIWTDKMGRIKVQFHWDRYGKKDENSSCWVRVSSPWAGGGFGGIQLPRVRDEVIVDFIGGQPDRPIVIGRVFNANNLPPWDLPDNATQSGFLSRSKSGTPATANALMFEDKSGSERIWLHAERELCTEVEANEFHSTDENRTTTIGDNDTTKIGGNRDIKVTGTDKLHIEKTRDVFVKGHEEYTVKASRTVNVKDGLMDEKFDNGLKTTVAAKGEEREITGLFKETLKNGEQVYVNEGDSLHHVKTGALTEKAKGKVEVLSTDANMDVKAKTAMHVESETSTMDLKAKGKIDMESTGSTVLVKADGNITLKTPADVVMDAANVKDLSKKSWLQATPFSIGLAVAKAEFGMHRMALFRTTVMLNTSFTNYAIVSSIGQVVSYRTTGSSYAYDGVKAEQVPLRASMAGLWSII; from the coding sequence ATGGACCGCAACGTGCCCAGCGAACGTGTCGTCAAGGCGCATACGCCCCTGCCGCCGGAACAACTGAAGTTCCGCGCCATGCACGGCGCCGAGAGCCTTTCGCAGCTGTACGAGCTGGAGATCGAACTGGTCTCGGAATCCTATTCGCTGGACATGAAGTCGCTGCTGGGCAAGCCGCTGACGCTGGAGATCGAAACCGGGTCCGCCGCGCCGCGCTATCTCAGCGGACACATCACGCGTTGCGCGTTGGTAGGTCGCGAGAACAACACCTCGCGCTACACCATCTACCGCGCCACGGTGCGGCCGTGGCTCTGGTACCTGACCCAGACCTCGGACAACAAGATATTCCAGAACAAGAGCGTGCCCGACGTCATCCGGGAAGTGCTGAAGGACTACGACTATCCCATCGAGTTCAAGCTGGTGGACAGCTACCGCAATTGGGAATACTGCGTCCAGTATCAGGAAACCGACTACGCCTTCATCAGCCGCCTGATGGAGCACGAGGGCATCTACTTCTGGTTCAAGCACGACAAGGGCAAGCACACCCTGGTCCTCACCGACGACATCACGCAGCACGAGCCCGTCTCCGGCTACGAGCAGATTCCCTATTACGGGCCGGACCGCATCACCATCCCCCGCGAAGACCATGTCTACAAATGGGAAGTGGCCGAACAGATCACGCCCGGCGCCTTTGCCACCACGGACTATCACCCGCTCACGCCCGCCGCCAGCCTGGAAGCCCGCCGCAACAACCCCGGCGCCCACGATCACGGCGATCTGGAAATGTACGAATGGCAAGGCGGCTACACCAACCCCGATGACGCGGAACACTACACCCGCGTGCGGCTTGAAGACCTGCAATGCCGAAAGGAGCAGAGCGCAGGCGGCTCCAACGCCCGCGGGCTGGCCACGGGCCATCTCTTCACGCTGCGCAATCATCCGCGCCAGGCCGAGAACCGCGAGTACCTCGTCGTCAGCACCTACTACCGGATCCGTGAAACAGGCTATGCCAGCGGCCAGCCCGATCCCGGCGACTTCGACCTGGAATTCGTCGTGCTGCCGTCCAGCACCCAGTTCCGCGCGCCGCGCGTGACTCCCGTCCCTCGCACCCATGGCCCACAGACCGCCACGGTAGTGGGCAAGGAAGGAGAGGAAATCTGGACGGACAAGATGGGCCGCATCAAGGTGCAGTTCCATTGGGACCGCTACGGCAAGAAGGACGAGAACAGCTCGTGCTGGGTGCGCGTGTCCAGCCCCTGGGCCGGCGGCGGCTTTGGCGGGATCCAGCTGCCGCGCGTGCGCGATGAAGTGATCGTCGACTTCATCGGCGGCCAGCCCGACCGCCCCATCGTGATCGGCCGCGTCTTCAACGCCAACAATCTGCCGCCCTGGGACCTGCCGGACAATGCCACGCAAAGCGGCTTTCTCAGCCGCTCCAAGAGCGGCACGCCCGCGACTGCGAACGCGCTCATGTTCGAGGACAAGAGCGGCAGCGAACGCATCTGGCTGCACGCGGAACGCGAACTGTGCACCGAAGTGGAGGCCAACGAGTTCCACTCGACCGACGAGAACCGCACCACCACCATCGGCGACAACGACACCACCAAGATCGGCGGCAACCGCGACATCAAGGTCACCGGCACCGACAAGCTGCACATCGAAAAGACGCGCGACGTGTTCGTGAAGGGACACGAGGAATACACCGTCAAGGCATCGCGCACGGTCAACGTGAAAGACGGCCTGATGGACGAGAAATTCGACAACGGCCTGAAGACGACGGTCGCGGCCAAGGGCGAGGAACGCGAGATCACGGGACTCTTCAAGGAAACCTTGAAGAATGGCGAGCAGGTCTACGTGAACGAAGGCGACTCGCTCCATCACGTCAAGACCGGCGCGCTCACCGAGAAGGCCAAGGGCAAGGTCGAGGTGCTTTCCACCGACGCGAACATGGACGTCAAGGCCAAGACCGCGATGCACGTGGAGTCCGAAACGTCCACCATGGATCTCAAAGCCAAGGGCAAGATAGACATGGAGTCGACAGGATCCACCGTGCTGGTCAAGGCCGATGGCAACATCACTTTAAAAACGCCCGCCGACGTCGTCATGGACGCCGCCAACGTCAAGGATCTTTCCAAGAAGAGCTGGCTGCAGGCCACGCCCTTCTCCATCGGCCTGGCGGTGGCCAAGGCGGAATTCGGCATGCATCGCATGGCGCTGTTCCGCACGACGGTCATGCTGAATACATCGTTCACCAACTATGCCATCGTCAGCAGTATCGGACAGGTAGTGTCCTACCGCACCACCGGCTCGAGTTACGCCTACGATGGTGTCAAGGCTGAACAGGTCCCGCTGCGCGCGTCGATGGCCGGCCTCTGGAGCATCATCTAA
- a CDS encoding DUF2169 domain-containing protein: protein MKTIKPFRLGLLTRPYRWQRRDVLGVAVFALVDIAQAPTLLMDQELWKLAGAEAGGLLDLATPKLCPEVLVAGHAYPHDPASPGACAVRLKVGAIDKSLLVFGDRYWLDGKATAPQPFERMRLDWSRAYGGPGCAENPLGIGAQEEDFNGVRVRRLPNIEHPQERVASPSQRVAPAGFTAMPMDWPQRAALLGRQYGQQWLEHDFPGFASDMDWRFFNAAPPDQWGPANSALAGGADFELWNMHPEHEVLRGRLPDWRARCFVSRQTDGSALEEVALRLTTAWFFPDRAQLALIWHGALPVREDDAADILHIMPALEHAGQARDMAHYQTVMGQRLETELGAVHALLDAQLVPEDICGELPQAAMEATVQRPSNRNLHAGAARRHARERESLLAQGLDPDLYMVPLEPASKAPDLADLPQTILRMQQELEEAKRLSGGPAARALADPNLPSMAAVSGVDVDALRKLEDDGKLPAGFDPRVVKRHIADFDANPHAQAERGVQQAADSPPSLSQTLGPQVHQAYQQSAHQFAPPPPMPPLRARRTRMKLEARLKGDRDCRDMNLTGADLSGMDLSGVDFQRAILAGARLAGARLDGCNLADAVLAGADLTRASVRGADMSRANLGRTQCVQTDFTESRITETIWDHASCEDCSFAGSVWLLGRLHQARLRGCDLSGASFEQWAAMMAAFEDCRFHEARLNQCVFMQGTMANADFSRADLLRVSFMDVEFSGRHSLENATLDGCAYAGRVALAGACLRGMQFKVGSMRGAMLDRADLRGAQLAASDFSNCSLREADLSGVAVPDTHFVRADFTGARLRNANLINSLLGKAILLRADLTGANLFRADVAQAQMDGSTGLDDAHTQGAKLWPARQPENAA, encoded by the coding sequence ATGAAGACCATCAAGCCGTTCCGCCTGGGCCTGCTTACCCGCCCCTACCGCTGGCAGCGCCGCGACGTGCTGGGCGTGGCGGTTTTCGCGCTGGTCGATATCGCGCAGGCGCCCACGTTGCTCATGGACCAGGAACTGTGGAAGCTGGCCGGCGCCGAAGCCGGCGGCCTGCTGGACCTGGCCACGCCCAAGCTATGTCCGGAGGTGCTGGTCGCGGGCCACGCCTACCCGCATGATCCCGCGAGTCCCGGCGCCTGCGCCGTGCGCCTGAAGGTGGGCGCGATCGACAAATCATTGCTGGTCTTCGGCGACCGCTACTGGCTCGATGGCAAGGCCACCGCCCCCCAACCCTTCGAGCGCATGCGTCTGGACTGGAGCCGCGCCTACGGCGGCCCCGGCTGCGCGGAGAACCCGCTGGGCATCGGCGCGCAGGAAGAAGACTTCAACGGCGTGCGCGTGCGCCGGCTGCCCAACATCGAGCACCCGCAGGAGCGCGTCGCGTCGCCCTCCCAGCGCGTCGCCCCCGCCGGTTTTACGGCCATGCCCATGGACTGGCCGCAACGGGCCGCGCTGCTGGGCCGCCAGTATGGCCAGCAGTGGCTGGAGCATGACTTCCCGGGTTTCGCGTCCGACATGGATTGGCGCTTCTTCAATGCCGCGCCGCCCGACCAATGGGGCCCCGCAAATTCGGCGCTTGCTGGCGGCGCCGACTTTGAGCTGTGGAACATGCACCCTGAACACGAGGTGCTGCGCGGCCGCCTGCCCGACTGGCGCGCCCGCTGCTTCGTCAGCCGCCAGACCGACGGCAGCGCGCTTGAAGAAGTCGCGCTGCGCCTGACCACGGCCTGGTTCTTTCCCGACCGCGCGCAGCTGGCGCTGATCTGGCACGGCGCGCTGCCGGTGCGCGAAGATGACGCCGCCGATATCCTGCACATCATGCCCGCGCTGGAACACGCCGGCCAGGCGCGCGACATGGCGCATTACCAGACGGTGATGGGACAGCGCCTCGAGACCGAGCTCGGCGCGGTCCATGCCCTGCTGGATGCCCAGCTCGTGCCGGAAGACATTTGCGGCGAGCTGCCGCAGGCGGCCATGGAAGCCACGGTCCAGCGGCCGTCGAACCGCAACCTCCATGCCGGCGCGGCACGGCGGCATGCCCGCGAGCGCGAATCGCTGCTCGCCCAGGGCCTGGATCCCGACCTGTACATGGTTCCCCTGGAGCCGGCGTCAAAGGCGCCGGACCTGGCCGACCTGCCTCAGACCATCCTGCGCATGCAGCAGGAGCTGGAAGAGGCCAAACGCCTGTCCGGCGGACCCGCCGCGCGCGCGCTGGCCGATCCCAACCTGCCGTCCATGGCCGCGGTCTCGGGCGTCGACGTGGACGCGCTGCGCAAGCTGGAAGATGACGGCAAGCTTCCCGCCGGCTTCGACCCGCGCGTGGTGAAGCGGCACATCGCCGACTTCGATGCCAACCCTCACGCGCAGGCCGAGCGCGGCGTACAGCAAGCCGCAGATTCGCCGCCATCGCTCAGCCAAACCCTGGGCCCGCAGGTGCATCAGGCCTATCAGCAATCGGCGCATCAGTTCGCGCCGCCCCCGCCCATGCCGCCGCTGCGCGCACGGCGCACGCGCATGAAGCTGGAAGCGCGCCTGAAGGGCGATCGCGATTGCCGGGACATGAACCTGACCGGCGCGGACCTGAGCGGCATGGATCTTTCCGGGGTCGACTTCCAGCGTGCCATCCTGGCCGGCGCCCGGCTCGCCGGCGCGCGGCTGGACGGCTGCAACCTCGCCGACGCCGTGCTGGCCGGCGCCGACCTGACGCGCGCCAGCGTGCGCGGCGCCGACATGTCGCGCGCGAACCTGGGCCGCACGCAATGCGTGCAGACGGACTTCACCGAAAGCCGCATCACGGAGACCATCTGGGACCATGCCAGCTGCGAGGATTGCAGCTTTGCCGGCAGCGTCTGGCTGCTGGGACGCCTGCATCAGGCGCGCTTGCGCGGTTGCGACCTGAGCGGCGCGTCATTCGAGCAATGGGCCGCAATGATGGCCGCCTTCGAGGATTGCCGCTTTCACGAAGCGCGCTTGAATCAGTGCGTGTTCATGCAGGGAACGATGGCGAACGCCGATTTCTCCCGCGCGGACCTGCTGCGCGTCAGCTTCATGGACGTGGAGTTTTCGGGCCGCCATAGCCTGGAGAACGCCACGCTCGATGGCTGCGCCTACGCGGGACGCGTAGCGCTTGCCGGCGCATGCCTGCGCGGCATGCAGTTCAAGGTGGGCAGCATGCGTGGCGCGATGCTCGATCGCGCCGACTTGCGTGGCGCGCAACTTGCCGCCAGTGACTTTTCGAACTGCAGCCTGCGGGAAGCAGACCTCAGCGGCGTGGCCGTCCCCGACACCCACTTCGTGCGCGCCGATTTCACCGGCGCGCGGCTGCGCAACGCCAACCTGATCAACAGCCTGCTCGGCAAGGCCATCCTGCTGCGCGCCGACCTGACCGGCGCCAACCTCTTTCGCGCCGATGTCGCGCAGGCGCAGATGGACGGCAGCACCGGGCTGGACGACGCCCATACCCAGGGCGCCAAGCTCTGGCCGGCCCGGCAGCCGGAGAACGCCGCATGA
- a CDS encoding pentapeptide repeat-containing protein: protein MNLDQLLDQVRHGEPIAHLSLAGQDLRGLDLAGAFFDQVDLSGARMSGCQLQDSQFLNCVLAGVDAADANLDMARLFRCQARGAVLDRSHAHGVSFTECDLGQASLEGAELREAAFNSTSLEAASFRSARVERSVFSRGALARADLSQARMSYTLLHQLDLRSIVLAGASAESTMFIECDLTAQDFSSQAYPLCHFTDSQLDGADFRNADLRQAGFKGATLRGARFAGASAPQCLFPQADLSGADLQGGRFDGAIWAEATLDGASLRGASLSLCVFQRARCADTDFRGANLTDADFSLADLGGADLRDATFLRTRMHRALTHGARWTQRRGIIENDAPLLEAELWSAGRAPL, encoded by the coding sequence ATGAATCTGGACCAGTTGCTGGACCAGGTGCGCCACGGCGAGCCGATAGCGCACCTCAGCCTGGCGGGCCAGGACCTGCGCGGCCTGGACCTGGCGGGCGCGTTCTTCGATCAGGTAGATTTGAGCGGCGCCAGGATGAGCGGTTGCCAGTTGCAGGACAGCCAATTCCTCAACTGCGTGCTGGCTGGCGTGGACGCCGCGGACGCCAATCTGGATATGGCCCGGCTGTTTCGCTGCCAGGCCCGCGGCGCGGTGCTGGACCGCAGCCACGCCCATGGCGTCAGCTTCACCGAATGCGATCTGGGACAGGCCAGCCTGGAAGGGGCCGAGCTGCGGGAAGCGGCTTTCAACTCCACCTCGCTCGAAGCGGCCTCCTTCCGTTCCGCCCGCGTGGAGCGCTCGGTGTTCTCGCGCGGCGCGCTTGCGCGTGCCGACCTGTCGCAGGCCCGGATGAGCTACACCCTGCTCCACCAGCTGGACCTGCGCAGCATCGTGCTGGCGGGCGCCAGCGCGGAAAGCACCATGTTCATCGAATGCGATCTGACGGCGCAGGACTTCTCCTCGCAAGCCTACCCGCTCTGCCATTTCACCGACAGCCAGCTGGACGGCGCGGACTTCCGCAATGCCGACCTGCGCCAGGCCGGCTTCAAGGGCGCAACGCTGCGCGGCGCGCGCTTCGCTGGCGCGTCGGCCCCACAGTGCTTGTTCCCTCAGGCCGACCTGAGCGGCGCCGACCTGCAGGGCGGCCGTTTCGACGGCGCCATCTGGGCCGAGGCGACGCTGGACGGCGCGTCCTTGCGCGGCGCCAGCCTGTCGCTGTGCGTCTTCCAGCGCGCGCGCTGCGCCGACACCGATTTCCGCGGCGCCAACCTGACCGACGCCGATTTCTCGCTGGCCGACCTGGGCGGGGCCGACCTGCGCGACGCCACGTTCCTGCGCACGCGCATGCATCGCGCGTTGACGCACGGCGCGCGTTGGACGCAGCGCCGCGGCATCATCGAAAACGACGCGCCCCTGCTTGAAGCCGAACTCTGGTCAGCCGGACGCGCCCCCCTTTGA
- a CDS encoding DUF4150 domain-containing protein — protein MLAVCQLPSLAVGVPDVCKTPVPPVPHIDTATSSMGIPVVWNVWLMAAPVHNMATLIPVTLGDTAGVGGGLISQTFMGQSRYMTGAFTMLVRGAPIVRMTSLTLQNTINAPGVKVYSPQPVMVVLKA, from the coding sequence ATGCTCGCAGTCTGCCAATTGCCCAGCCTGGCCGTGGGCGTACCCGACGTCTGCAAAACCCCGGTGCCGCCGGTGCCGCACATCGACACGGCGACGTCGTCCATGGGTATCCCCGTGGTCTGGAATGTATGGTTGATGGCCGCGCCCGTGCACAACATGGCCACGCTGATACCCGTCACGCTGGGCGATACCGCCGGCGTGGGCGGCGGCCTGATCTCGCAGACCTTCATGGGACAGTCGCGCTACATGACGGGCGCATTCACCATGCTGGTGCGCGGCGCGCCCATCGTCCGCATGACCAGCCTGACCCTGCAGAACACCATCAATGCGCCCGGCGTCAAGGTGTACTCGCCCCAGCCCGTGATGGTCGTGCTGAAGGCCTGA
- the ccsB gene encoding c-type cytochrome biogenesis protein CcsB, translating to MSTTTTTHPSSPQSLAASPDQLWQDALSETGDGRAQRGRPDWTDVVFFLLLAVGAGFALTRYSNAMDYYEKIILCGTVPVLAWMGWLWRPLRHLMVACAIAAGLALMLYGNDLARAEQVFFLKYLFSSQSAILWMCALFALAMVCYWIGFFSPTAAWLGTALSWGAVFAGVTGLLVRWREGHLMGPDLGHIPVSNLYEVFVLFALITALFYLYYERKYATRALGGFVMLVVTSAVVFLLWYSFTRDAGQIQPLVPALKSWWMKLHVPANFIGYGTFSLAAMVGFAYLVKQHGQTTSWAKLAPLFVLGVLLCAEPMVFRTDGLSATWMLYFGVGAVIVGAILLGRRRIAAALPSLEVLDDIMYRAIAIGFAFFTVATILGALWAADAWGAYWQWDPKETWALIVWLNYAAWLHMRLIKGLRGTMAAYWALMGLLITGFAFLGVNMFLSGLHSYGEL from the coding sequence ATGTCCACTACGACCACCACGCATCCCTCCTCGCCGCAGTCGCTGGCAGCCTCGCCGGACCAGCTCTGGCAGGACGCCTTGTCCGAAACCGGCGATGGCCGCGCCCAGCGCGGCAGGCCTGACTGGACCGACGTCGTCTTCTTTTTGTTGCTGGCAGTGGGTGCGGGCTTCGCGCTGACCCGCTACAGCAACGCGATGGACTATTACGAGAAGATCATCCTGTGCGGCACCGTGCCGGTGCTGGCCTGGATGGGCTGGTTGTGGCGTCCGCTGCGCCACCTGATGGTCGCCTGTGCCATCGCGGCCGGACTGGCGCTGATGCTGTACGGCAACGACCTGGCCCGCGCCGAGCAGGTGTTCTTCCTGAAGTACCTGTTCTCCTCGCAATCCGCCATCCTGTGGATGTGCGCGCTGTTCGCGCTGGCCATGGTCTGCTACTGGATCGGCTTCTTCAGCCCCACGGCCGCCTGGCTGGGCACGGCGTTGAGCTGGGGCGCGGTGTTCGCCGGCGTCACGGGCCTTTTGGTGCGCTGGCGCGAAGGACACCTGATGGGCCCGGACCTGGGCCACATCCCGGTCAGCAACCTGTATGAAGTATTCGTGCTGTTTGCGCTGATCACGGCGCTGTTCTACCTCTACTACGAACGCAAGTACGCCACGCGCGCGCTGGGCGGCTTCGTGATGCTGGTGGTGACGTCGGCCGTGGTGTTCCTGCTGTGGTATTCGTTCACGCGCGATGCCGGGCAGATCCAGCCGCTGGTGCCGGCGCTCAAGAGCTGGTGGATGAAACTGCACGTGCCCGCCAACTTCATCGGCTACGGCACCTTCTCGCTGGCCGCCATGGTGGGCTTTGCCTACCTGGTCAAGCAGCACGGCCAGACCACGTCCTGGGCCAAGCTGGCCCCGCTGTTCGTGCTGGGCGTGCTGTTGTGCGCCGAGCCCATGGTGTTCCGCACCGACGGCCTGTCGGCCACCTGGATGCTGTATTTCGGCGTGGGCGCGGTGATCGTGGGCGCCATCCTGCTGGGACGCCGCCGCATCGCAGCGGCGCTGCCCTCGCTGGAAGTGCTGGACGACATCATGTATCGCGCCATCGCGATCGGCTTCGCGTTCTTCACGGTCGCCACCATCCTGGGCGCGCTGTGGGCGGCCGACGCCTGGGGCGCGTACTGGCAGTGGGACCCCAAGGAAACCTGGGCGCTGATCGTCTGGCTCAACTATGCGGCCTGGCTGCACATGCGCCTGATCAAGGGCCTGCGCGGCACTATGGCGGCCTACTGGGCGCTGATGGGCCTGCTGATCACCGGCTTCGCCTTCCTGGGCGTGAACATGTTCCTGTCCGGGCTGCACTCCTACGGCGAGCTGTAG